From the Streptomyces syringium genome, one window contains:
- a CDS encoding class I SAM-dependent methyltransferase — MTSTISHHTGTRIADDARTKEIAAEIEQRLRRADQLVLPLDETLDILDQLQQFELGRFLLHNRGLNGYWTSYIFRNTPAGPTTPMEHWLLNNSLLCQARERFHRFKEEIAGSVTEGATLASVPCGVMDDLLQQDYRGVEKFRLVGIDIDEESIGYARQNAAEHGLSEHTAFEVRDAWKLGVDGEFDLIVSNGLNMYESDPQRLTDLYRSFHQALRPGGRLLLSFLTPPPPPPWVAPEHAAAWEKYDIPEADLRRELSIMGDIVQVTYLNFSSEDEVRGQLEAAGFTVHAVRYNDHGVLPIITAVK, encoded by the coding sequence ATGACATCCACGATTTCGCACCACACCGGCACCCGGATCGCCGACGACGCCAGGACCAAGGAGATCGCGGCGGAGATCGAGCAGCGGCTCCGCCGGGCGGACCAGCTCGTGCTGCCGCTCGACGAGACCCTGGACATCCTCGACCAGCTCCAGCAGTTCGAGCTCGGCCGTTTCCTGCTGCACAACCGGGGCCTCAACGGCTACTGGACCTCGTACATCTTCCGCAACACCCCGGCCGGCCCCACCACGCCGATGGAGCACTGGCTGCTCAACAACTCCCTGTTGTGCCAGGCCCGCGAGCGCTTCCACCGCTTCAAGGAGGAGATCGCCGGCTCCGTCACCGAAGGGGCGACCCTGGCGTCCGTGCCCTGCGGGGTGATGGACGACCTGCTGCAGCAGGACTACCGCGGCGTCGAGAAGTTCAGGCTCGTCGGCATCGACATCGACGAGGAGTCCATCGGCTACGCCCGGCAGAACGCGGCGGAGCACGGGCTGTCCGAGCACACCGCCTTCGAGGTGCGCGACGCCTGGAAGCTCGGTGTGGACGGCGAGTTCGATCTGATCGTCAGCAACGGTCTGAACATGTACGAGTCGGACCCGCAGCGGCTGACCGATCTGTACCGCAGCTTCCACCAGGCACTGCGCCCCGGCGGCCGGCTGCTGCTCAGCTTCCTCACCCCGCCGCCCCCGCCGCCGTGGGTGGCGCCCGAGCACGCCGCGGCCTGGGAGAAGTACGACATCCCCGAGGCGGACCTGCGCCGGGAGCTGTCCATCATGGGCGACATCGTCCAGGTGACCTATCTGAACTTCTCCAGCGAGGACGAGGTGCGCGGCCAGCTCGAAGCCGCCGGCTTCACCGTGCACGCGGTCCGCTACAACGACCACGGCGTCCTGCCCATCATCACCGCGGTCAAGTGA
- a CDS encoding ABC-F family ATP-binding cassette domain-containing protein, whose amino-acid sequence MITATGLELRAGARVLIESASFRIAKGDRIGLVGRNGAGKTTLTKVLSGEGMPADGTVTRSGDVGYLPQDPRTGDLDMLALDRVLSARGLDTVLRSIRECQERIATGRGATREKAMKKYERLDTEFLARGGYAAEAEAATIAASLGLPDRIMEQPLHTLSGGQRRRVELARILFSGADILLLDEPTNHLDADSILWLRDFLKSYQGGFVVISHDIDLVETVVNKVFHLDANRAAVDVYNMGWKQYQAQRAADERRRKRERANAEKKAAALSYQANKLRAGTKAVAAQNMARRAEKLLSDLEPERRSDKVAKLRFPEPAPCGKTPLMAEGLSKSYGSLEIFTDVDLAIDKGSRVVILGLNGAGKTTLLRLLAGVDKPDTGQVIEGHGLKRGYYAQEHETLDGDRTVLENMRSAAPGMDLVEIRKVLGSFLFSGDDADKPAGVLSGGEKTRLALATLVVSSANVLLLDEPTNNLDPASREEILGALRTYKGAVILVTHDEGAVEALQPERIILLPDGVEDLWGADYADLVALA is encoded by the coding sequence ATGATCACCGCCACCGGTCTCGAACTGCGCGCAGGCGCCCGCGTCCTCATCGAGTCGGCGTCCTTCCGCATCGCCAAGGGCGACCGCATCGGCCTGGTCGGTCGCAACGGCGCCGGCAAGACCACCCTCACCAAGGTCCTCTCCGGTGAAGGCATGCCCGCGGACGGCACCGTCACCCGCTCCGGCGACGTCGGCTACCTGCCGCAGGACCCGCGCACCGGCGACCTGGACATGCTGGCGCTCGACCGCGTGCTGTCCGCCCGCGGCCTGGACACCGTGCTCCGCTCGATCCGCGAGTGCCAGGAACGCATCGCCACCGGCCGGGGCGCGACGCGCGAGAAGGCGATGAAGAAGTACGAGCGGCTGGACACCGAGTTCCTCGCCCGGGGCGGCTACGCGGCCGAGGCCGAGGCGGCCACCATCGCCGCCAGCCTGGGCCTGCCCGACCGGATCATGGAGCAGCCGCTGCACACCCTCTCCGGCGGCCAGCGCCGCCGTGTGGAGCTGGCCCGCATCCTCTTCTCCGGCGCGGACATCCTCCTGCTGGACGAGCCGACGAACCACCTGGACGCGGACTCCATCCTGTGGTTGCGCGACTTCCTCAAGTCCTACCAGGGCGGCTTCGTCGTCATCTCGCACGACATCGACCTGGTCGAGACCGTGGTCAACAAGGTGTTCCACCTCGACGCCAACCGCGCTGCCGTCGATGTCTACAACATGGGCTGGAAGCAGTACCAGGCCCAGCGTGCCGCCGATGAGCGCCGCCGCAAGCGCGAGCGGGCCAACGCCGAGAAGAAGGCGGCCGCGCTCAGTTACCAGGCGAACAAGCTGCGCGCCGGCACCAAGGCGGTCGCCGCCCAGAACATGGCCCGCCGCGCCGAGAAGCTGCTGAGCGACCTGGAGCCCGAGCGCCGCTCCGACAAGGTCGCCAAGCTGCGCTTCCCCGAGCCCGCGCCCTGCGGCAAGACCCCGCTGATGGCGGAGGGCCTCTCCAAGTCCTACGGCTCGCTGGAGATCTTCACCGACGTCGACCTGGCCATCGACAAGGGCTCCCGCGTCGTCATCCTCGGCCTCAACGGCGCCGGCAAGACCACCCTGCTGCGCCTGCTCGCCGGTGTCGACAAGCCGGACACCGGGCAGGTCATCGAGGGCCACGGCCTCAAGCGCGGCTACTACGCCCAGGAGCACGAGACCCTCGACGGTGACCGCACCGTCCTGGAGAACATGCGCTCGGCGGCCCCCGGCATGGATCTGGTCGAGATCCGCAAGGTGCTCGGCTCGTTCCTCTTCTCCGGCGACGATGCCGACAAGCCGGCAGGCGTCCTCTCCGGCGGCGAGAAGACCCGGCTGGCCCTGGCCACCCTGGTCGTCTCCTCCGCCAACGTCCTGCTGCTCGACGAGCCCACCAACAACCTCGACCCCGCCAGCCGCGAGGAGATCCTCGGCGCCCTGCGCACCTACAAGGGCGCGGTCATCCTCGTCACCCACGACGAAGGGGCCGTCGAGGCCCTCCAGCCCGAACGCATCATCCTGCTCCCGGACGGCGTGGAGGACCTCTGGGGCGCGGACTACGCCGACCTCGTGGCTCTCGCATGA
- a CDS encoding alpha/beta fold hydrolase — protein MTSGPVGIAPPERLGRTRLPDGRMLAWAEWGPADGLPVLLCPGGATSRWLGFGADAVDALGVRLVSVDRPGLGASDPAPGRTLHDWPDDVRSLAAARGLDGLRVVGYSQGAPFALACAARGVVTGASIVSGSGEPAAPELADALAPGVRSMVEAVAADPSAAEAAFAASADADAMWALVTTGCAEPDRAVFRQPVFAAAYRRAITEGFARGPAGYARDTVLTMGRWPFDTTAITTPVDLWYGEQDTSVFHSPGLSTALADALPTARRHVVAEAGGMLLWTHAEPILRSLVT, from the coding sequence ATGACCTCGGGGCCCGTGGGCATCGCGCCTCCCGAACGGCTCGGCCGCACCCGTCTGCCGGACGGCCGCATGCTGGCCTGGGCGGAGTGGGGCCCGGCCGACGGGCTCCCGGTGCTGCTGTGCCCGGGCGGGGCCACGAGCCGGTGGCTGGGCTTCGGCGCGGACGCGGTGGACGCGCTGGGCGTCCGCCTGGTCTCGGTGGACCGCCCGGGTCTCGGCGCCTCCGACCCCGCCCCCGGGCGGACCCTGCACGACTGGCCCGACGACGTGCGCAGCCTCGCGGCGGCGCGCGGCCTCGACGGGCTGCGCGTGGTGGGGTATTCGCAAGGGGCGCCCTTCGCGCTCGCCTGCGCGGCGCGCGGCGTGGTGACGGGGGCGTCGATCGTCTCGGGCAGCGGCGAACCGGCCGCGCCGGAGCTGGCCGACGCCCTCGCACCCGGGGTGCGGAGCATGGTGGAGGCCGTGGCGGCCGATCCGTCGGCCGCCGAGGCCGCCTTCGCGGCCTCGGCCGACGCGGACGCGATGTGGGCCCTGGTGACGACCGGCTGCGCCGAACCCGACCGCGCGGTCTTCCGGCAGCCCGTCTTCGCGGCCGCGTACCGCCGGGCCATCACCGAGGGCTTCGCCCGGGGCCCGGCCGGCTACGCGCGGGACACCGTACTGACCATGGGGCGCTGGCCGTTCGACACGACGGCCATCACGACCCCGGTCGACCTCTGGTACGGCGAACAGGACACCAGCGTGTTCCACTCCCCCGGCCTGAGCACCGCCCTCGCCGACGCCCTCCCCACCGCGCGCCGCCATGTCGTCGCCGAGGCGGGCGGCATGCTGCTGTGGACCCATGCCGAGCCCATCCTGCGCTCACTGGTCACATGA
- a CDS encoding aspartate/glutamate racemase family protein → MRTIGLIGGMSWESTAEYYRILNERTRERLGGLHSARCVLHSVDFAEIEQLQVQGRWAEAGELLAAAARSLEAAGADLLLICTNTMHKVADSVEAAVSVPLLHLADTTAAAVRAAGLRRVGLLGTAFTMEQDFYRGRLAAGGLDVRVPDTEGRALVHRVIYEELCLGVVRDASRAAYRRVVEDLVAEGAEGIILGCTEIELLIGPEDSPVPVFPTARLHAEAAVDAALAR, encoded by the coding sequence ATGCGGACGATCGGGCTGATCGGTGGGATGAGCTGGGAGTCGACGGCGGAGTACTACCGGATCCTGAACGAGCGGACGCGGGAGCGGCTCGGCGGTCTGCACTCGGCCCGCTGCGTGCTCCACTCCGTGGACTTCGCGGAGATCGAGCAGTTGCAGGTCCAGGGCCGATGGGCGGAGGCCGGCGAGCTACTGGCCGCCGCCGCCCGGTCGTTGGAGGCGGCCGGCGCCGATCTACTGCTCATCTGCACCAACACCATGCACAAGGTCGCGGACTCCGTCGAGGCGGCGGTCTCGGTCCCGCTGCTGCACCTCGCGGACACCACCGCGGCCGCGGTCCGCGCCGCGGGGCTGCGCCGGGTGGGCTTGCTGGGGACCGCGTTCACCATGGAGCAGGACTTCTACCGGGGCCGTCTCGCGGCGGGCGGCCTCGACGTCCGCGTCCCGGACACCGAGGGACGCGCGCTCGTGCACCGGGTGATCTACGAGGAACTCTGCCTGGGCGTCGTCCGCGACGCGTCGCGTGCGGCCTACCGCCGGGTCGTCGAGGACCTCGTCGCCGAGGGCGCCGAGGGCATCATCCTGGGGTGCACCGAGATCGAGCTCCTCATCGGCCCCGAGGACAGCCCCGTCCCGGTCTTCCCCACCGCACGCCTGCACGCCGAGGCAGCGGTCGACGCGGCCCTGGCGCGGTGA
- a CDS encoding helix-turn-helix domain-containing protein: MEALAVRLSQLDSEAEGVVRVVMFYDTLMRRRVDLPALARASAGLAACVAGIRLHSTGRAIRIAPDGRETSAPQPPASTTMPITLDEEEIGTVWLERPGAPGPLDELLLDRLALAAGAVVERYGPARTTMADPALLELVISSDSDEAARARALRLLGFAADLPVHVVAVRSRLPLDRLGGLVCPGRPVKAAPLADVGVILATTVDPARLPAGVHAGIGAAASPDRSWREARTALRFTTPRRPVVHYAGLGALALLAEVPRDVARDNADVAAIARMAANPEDLETLDAYCATGSLRRAADVLHLHHSSVARRLEQIGRTLGVELTAPAGLIRAELALTAWRLLND; the protein is encoded by the coding sequence ATGGAGGCACTGGCCGTACGGCTGTCGCAATTGGACTCGGAAGCGGAAGGCGTGGTCCGTGTCGTCATGTTCTACGACACGTTGATGCGCCGACGGGTGGATCTCCCGGCGCTCGCCCGGGCATCGGCGGGCCTGGCCGCGTGCGTGGCCGGGATCCGGCTCCACAGCACGGGGCGGGCGATCCGGATCGCGCCCGACGGCAGGGAAACGTCCGCGCCGCAGCCACCCGCGTCCACCACGATGCCGATCACCCTCGACGAGGAGGAGATCGGCACGGTGTGGCTCGAACGCCCCGGCGCGCCCGGCCCCCTCGACGAGCTGCTGCTGGACCGGCTCGCCCTCGCCGCCGGGGCGGTCGTCGAGCGGTACGGCCCGGCCCGCACCACGATGGCCGACCCCGCCCTCCTCGAGCTGGTGATCAGCTCCGACAGCGACGAGGCGGCCAGAGCCCGGGCGCTACGGCTCCTGGGCTTCGCCGCCGACCTGCCGGTCCATGTCGTCGCCGTACGGTCGCGGCTGCCGCTCGACCGGCTCGGCGGCCTGGTCTGCCCGGGCCGCCCGGTGAAGGCGGCACCGCTCGCCGATGTGGGCGTCATCCTCGCCACCACCGTCGACCCGGCACGGTTGCCGGCAGGCGTACACGCGGGCATCGGCGCCGCCGCAAGCCCCGACCGGTCGTGGCGGGAAGCACGCACCGCCCTCCGCTTCACCACCCCACGCCGGCCGGTCGTCCACTACGCCGGCCTGGGGGCGCTGGCACTGCTCGCGGAGGTCCCCCGGGACGTCGCGCGGGACAACGCCGACGTGGCCGCGATCGCCCGGATGGCCGCCAACCCGGAAGACCTGGAGACTCTGGACGCCTATTGCGCCACCGGCTCCCTGCGCCGGGCCGCCGACGTGCTCCATCTGCACCACAGCAGCGTCGCCCGTCGGCTGGAACAGATCGGAAGGACGCTGGGCGTCGAACTCACCGCGCCCGCCGGGCTGATACGTGCCGAGCTGGCCCTCACCGCGTGGCGGCTGCTCAACGACTGA
- a CDS encoding alpha/beta hydrolase has product MDPELEAFLPLLPREDMSDPVAARTMYAELAATRPAPDTTGMEIEDRTVPADPEVPVRVYRPHGAQGAVVWLHGGGRIMGDLDTEHPWASRVAALSGAVVVSVEYRLAPEHRFPAALDDAYAVLAWTAEHAAELGVDPERIAVGGHSAGGNLAAAVALRARDQHGPPIRFQLLNEASLDDREETWSRRNFTDTPWATRDNVAASWRHYLGSAPATPYAAPSRATDLSGLPPAYIATAELCPNRDEDIAYALRLLQAGVSVELHQWPGTFHGSQAILSADVSQRQMTGLAAALRRALAG; this is encoded by the coding sequence ATGGATCCCGAACTCGAGGCATTTCTCCCGCTGCTCCCCCGAGAAGACATGAGCGACCCGGTCGCCGCACGCACGATGTACGCCGAGCTGGCCGCCACGAGGCCCGCGCCCGACACCACGGGCATGGAGATCGAGGACCGCACGGTGCCCGCCGATCCGGAGGTGCCGGTGCGGGTCTACCGCCCGCACGGGGCACAAGGTGCCGTCGTCTGGCTGCACGGCGGCGGACGGATCATGGGTGACCTCGACACCGAGCACCCGTGGGCCAGTCGGGTCGCGGCCCTCTCCGGGGCCGTGGTCGTGTCGGTGGAATACCGTCTGGCTCCCGAGCACCGGTTCCCGGCCGCCCTGGACGACGCCTACGCCGTGCTGGCCTGGACGGCCGAACACGCGGCCGAGCTCGGCGTCGACCCGGAGCGGATCGCGGTCGGCGGCCACAGTGCCGGCGGGAACCTTGCGGCCGCGGTGGCGTTGCGGGCCCGGGACCAGCACGGGCCGCCGATCCGCTTCCAACTGCTCAACGAGGCCTCCCTCGACGACCGGGAGGAGACCTGGTCACGTCGGAACTTCACCGACACGCCCTGGGCGACTCGCGACAACGTCGCCGCATCGTGGCGGCACTACCTGGGCTCCGCGCCCGCCACGCCGTACGCCGCCCCGTCCCGGGCCACCGACCTGTCCGGCCTGCCACCGGCCTACATCGCCACCGCGGAGCTCTGCCCGAACCGCGACGAAGACATCGCCTACGCGCTGCGCCTGCTGCAAGCGGGCGTGTCGGTCGAGCTGCACCAGTGGCCCGGCACGTTCCACGGCTCGCAGGCCATCCTGTCCGCCGACGTGTCGCAGCGGCAGATGACCGGGCTCGCCGCGGCCCTGCGCCGTGCCCTGGCCGGGTGA
- a CDS encoding discoidin domain-containing protein, which produces MTPSPDARSRPARLSALLIAGVLVASVPPAAAVQAPPPPTAERPPTTASPTGSCRTGDGWTLENTRINTDDTHHAYVGNGYLGQRVPPNGAGYTGSDAKTGWPLFTPSYDGSFVSGLYAHNQQTAGDRQAVAALPTWSALTVGTGGEHGDTFNSLTKAGRISQYRQTLFLHCGIVRTSLTWTAVDGRKTDLVYEVLADRNDPHVGAVRLSMTPRWSGEATVTDRLDGRGARRVRQTGGGDRTGGAGRDGRTMDVAFRTDGTDTDGAVASTLRAGHGVRTAGTRRADDARDMSARQSLTFPVRKGHAYEITKYVGVDTALTSQSPRRDATAASQRAARRGWDRLLRAHAATWARLWRADIEVPGQRELQAWARSARYGLLSSTREGAANSVSPAGLTSDNYAGLVFWDAETWMYPALLATAPELARTVVDYRYRTLPGARENARKLGYQGLFYPWNSGSKGDLARECHSVDPPHCRTQIHLQSDISLATWQYYLATGDTDWLRERGWPVLKGIAEFWAGRVHRNADGSYSIKDTAGPDEYSNGVDDAVFTNAGAVTALRHATRAARLLGERAPGEWTAVADRIRIPYDARRKVFQQYDGYRGSKIKQADTVLLMYPLEWRMPEGAAARTLDYYAQRTDPDGPAMTDSVHAIAAAGTGEPGCSTYTYLQRSIRPFVRGPFAQFSEARGDKAGAEDPLAGSPAHDFLTGKGGFLQIFTNGLTGMRMREDRLHLDPMLPPQLSGDGVTLRGLRWQGRTYDIELGSRHTTVRLTDGRPMTLDTPQGAKVVTKAAPAVLQTRRPDLAPTGNLARCTTVTASSEEPGLYADAAVDGNPATAWVPDGRSGSLTNDLGKPVRVTEVRPTWSGPAPASFDVRLSLDGRHWRDAPAGADAGTPVSARYVRVVVRGDAAAKSRTGIAELTVS; this is translated from the coding sequence ATGACGCCCTCTCCCGACGCGCGGTCGCGCCCCGCCCGCCTGTCCGCACTGCTGATCGCCGGGGTGCTCGTCGCCTCGGTGCCGCCCGCGGCCGCCGTACAGGCGCCACCACCCCCCACCGCCGAGCGTCCCCCCACCACCGCCTCCCCGACCGGCAGTTGCCGGACGGGCGACGGCTGGACACTCGAGAACACCCGTATCAACACCGACGACACCCACCACGCGTATGTGGGCAACGGCTACCTGGGACAGCGCGTACCGCCCAACGGCGCCGGCTACACCGGCAGTGACGCCAAGACCGGCTGGCCGCTGTTCACCCCGAGCTACGACGGCTCGTTCGTCTCCGGGCTCTACGCGCACAACCAGCAGACCGCCGGAGACCGGCAGGCCGTAGCGGCCCTGCCGACGTGGTCCGCGCTCACCGTCGGCACGGGCGGAGAACACGGGGATACGTTCAACTCTTTGACGAAAGCGGGCCGAATATCCCAGTATCGCCAGACACTCTTCCTGCACTGCGGCATCGTCCGGACCTCCCTGACCTGGACCGCCGTCGACGGCCGGAAGACCGACCTGGTCTATGAGGTGCTGGCCGACCGCAACGACCCCCACGTGGGTGCCGTGCGGCTGAGCATGACGCCGCGCTGGAGCGGTGAAGCAACCGTCACCGACCGGCTCGACGGGCGCGGCGCCCGGCGCGTCCGGCAGACCGGCGGTGGTGATCGCACCGGTGGGGCCGGCCGGGACGGCCGCACCATGGATGTGGCCTTCCGTACCGACGGCACGGACACCGACGGCGCTGTCGCCTCCACTCTGCGGGCAGGGCACGGCGTACGGACGGCCGGAACCCGACGCGCCGATGACGCCCGCGACATGAGCGCGCGGCAGTCCCTCACCTTCCCCGTCCGCAAGGGGCACGCGTACGAAATCACCAAGTACGTGGGCGTCGACACCGCGCTGACCTCGCAGTCGCCCCGCCGGGACGCCACCGCCGCCTCACAGCGCGCCGCCCGGCGCGGCTGGGACAGGCTGCTGCGCGCCCACGCCGCTACCTGGGCCCGGCTGTGGCGCGCCGACATCGAGGTGCCGGGACAGCGCGAACTGCAGGCATGGGCGCGCTCCGCGCGGTACGGACTGCTGTCCAGCACCCGTGAGGGCGCCGCCAACAGCGTCAGCCCGGCCGGGCTGACCAGCGACAACTACGCGGGTCTCGTGTTCTGGGACGCCGAGACCTGGATGTACCCGGCCCTGCTGGCCACCGCACCCGAACTCGCCAGGACAGTCGTCGATTACCGCTACCGGACCCTCCCCGGCGCCCGGGAGAACGCCCGCAAGCTCGGCTACCAGGGGCTCTTCTACCCGTGGAACAGCGGCAGCAAGGGCGACCTGGCCCGGGAGTGCCACAGTGTGGACCCGCCTCACTGCCGCACCCAGATCCACCTCCAGTCCGACATCTCCCTCGCCACGTGGCAGTACTACCTCGCCACCGGCGACACCGACTGGCTCCGCGAGCGCGGCTGGCCGGTACTGAAGGGCATAGCCGAGTTCTGGGCCGGGCGCGTCCACCGCAACGCGGACGGCAGCTACTCCATCAAGGACACCGCTGGCCCCGACGAGTACAGCAACGGCGTCGACGACGCGGTCTTCACCAACGCCGGCGCCGTCACCGCGCTGCGCCATGCCACCCGCGCCGCGCGACTGCTCGGCGAGCGCGCCCCGGGGGAGTGGACGGCGGTCGCCGACCGGATCAGGATCCCGTACGACGCGCGACGCAAGGTCTTCCAGCAGTACGACGGCTACCGGGGCAGCAAAATAAAGCAGGCCGACACGGTACTGCTGATGTACCCCCTGGAGTGGCGGATGCCGGAGGGCGCCGCGGCCCGCACCCTCGACTACTACGCCCAGCGGACCGACCCCGACGGGCCCGCCATGACGGACTCGGTCCACGCCATCGCCGCCGCCGGGACGGGTGAGCCAGGCTGCTCGACGTACACCTATCTGCAACGCTCCATCAGGCCGTTCGTCCGCGGCCCGTTCGCCCAGTTCTCGGAGGCCCGCGGCGACAAGGCGGGTGCCGAGGACCCGCTGGCCGGCTCGCCCGCGCACGACTTCCTCACCGGCAAGGGCGGCTTCCTGCAGATCTTCACCAACGGCCTGACCGGCATGCGGATGCGCGAGGACCGGCTCCACCTCGACCCGATGCTGCCCCCGCAACTCAGCGGCGACGGCGTCACCCTGCGCGGTCTGCGCTGGCAGGGCCGCACCTACGACATCGAGCTGGGCTCCCGTCACACCACTGTCCGGCTCACCGACGGCCGGCCCATGACCCTCGACACCCCGCAGGGCGCAAAGGTGGTCACCAAGGCCGCTCCGGCCGTTCTCCAGACCCGCCGCCCCGACCTCGCTCCCACCGGCAACCTGGCCCGCTGTACCACCGTCACCGCCTCGTCCGAGGAACCCGGCCTGTACGCGGACGCCGCTGTCGACGGCAACCCGGCCACGGCCTGGGTTCCGGACGGACGGAGCGGCAGCCTCACCAATGACCTCGGCAAGCCCGTGCGCGTCACCGAGGTCCGCCCCACCTGGAGCGGTCCGGCACCGGCCTCGTTCGATGTGCGGCTGTCCCTCGACGGACGGCACTGGCGCGATGCCCCTGCCGGCGCGGACGCGGGCACGCCCGTCTCCGCTCGGTACGTACGAGTGGTGGTGCGCGGTGATGCCGCCGCCAAGTCCCGCACAGGCATCGCCGAACTCACGGTCTCGTAG
- a CDS encoding maleylpyruvate isomerase N-terminal domain-containing protein, producing the protein MDLFSRSWAALRTAVAELPDEDFARPSGCTGWLVRDLVCHLVIDAQDVLITLATPADSEPTRDAVTYWDIVEAPTGDDPLDALIVRLAAAYEEPGLLKFHLDDVGSAAGRAAGLADPAARVGTRGQVLTAGDYLSAYVLEWTLHHLDLIAHLPDAAEPPAEGLARSREMLERIAGTAFPPSFSDKDALLIGTGRRAPSGAEKAELGESAAELPFVLG; encoded by the coding sequence GTGGACCTCTTCTCACGCTCTTGGGCGGCGTTGCGCACAGCCGTGGCCGAACTCCCGGACGAGGACTTCGCGCGGCCGTCCGGCTGCACCGGCTGGCTCGTACGGGACTTGGTGTGTCATCTGGTCATCGACGCCCAGGACGTCCTGATCACCCTGGCCACCCCCGCCGATTCGGAACCGACCCGGGACGCGGTGACGTACTGGGACATCGTCGAGGCGCCGACCGGCGACGATCCGCTCGACGCGCTGATCGTCCGCCTGGCCGCCGCGTACGAAGAGCCGGGGCTGCTGAAGTTCCATCTCGACGACGTCGGTTCCGCCGCCGGCCGCGCCGCCGGGCTCGCGGACCCCGCGGCCCGGGTCGGCACCCGCGGCCAGGTGCTCACCGCGGGCGACTACCTCTCCGCGTACGTCCTGGAGTGGACGCTGCACCACCTCGACCTGATCGCGCACCTCCCGGACGCGGCGGAACCGCCCGCCGAGGGGCTCGCCCGGTCACGCGAAATGCTGGAGCGGATCGCCGGTACGGCGTTCCCTCCGTCGTTCTCCGACAAGGACGCGTTGCTGATCGGCACCGGACGGCGTGCCCCGTCCGGAGCGGAGAAGGCCGAACTGGGCGAGTCGGCCGCGGAACTCCCCTTCGTCCTCGGCTGA
- a CDS encoding serine hydrolase domain-containing protein, whose amino-acid sequence MSDRSQQSRRPRTTSLSRPRRAVTAVAVMAAALAVAGTLPSSAAQSQGPRDAVRTGMERLVTDDKFPAALVATVDRDGRTRDYTAGVADVRTKAKVPVDGQVRAGSNTKTFTATVILQLVGEGKVRLDAPVERYLPGLIRGEGIDGHDIKVRQLLQHTSGLPNYTDYILESVFGKDRHRYYQPRELLDIALAHKARFAPGTKWEYSNTNYHVAGMIIEKVTGRPLAEQITQRVIDRIGLRHTYFPAVGDENIREAHPKGYHSAEPGAPLKDITKTDPSWMWSAGQLISTPGDLNRFFSALLGGKLLAPAQLAQMRTTVKIPGGPGAGQGYGLGLIRTPLSCGGVAWGHGGDTPGYHSYPGVTEDGRAATIVVTANMAPTAKGFTGVEALLDTALCGK is encoded by the coding sequence ATGTCCGACCGTTCTCAGCAGTCCCGGCGTCCGCGCACCACATCCCTGTCCAGGCCCCGGCGGGCGGTCACGGCGGTGGCGGTGATGGCGGCCGCCCTGGCGGTGGCCGGCACGCTGCCCTCGTCCGCGGCGCAGTCCCAGGGCCCGCGCGATGCCGTACGCACGGGCATGGAGCGCCTGGTGACCGACGACAAGTTCCCCGCCGCCCTGGTGGCCACCGTCGACCGCGACGGACGCACCCGTGACTACACCGCCGGGGTCGCGGACGTGAGGACCAAGGCGAAGGTGCCGGTCGACGGGCAGGTGCGGGCGGGCAGCAACACCAAGACGTTCACCGCCACGGTCATTCTGCAACTGGTCGGCGAGGGCAAGGTCCGGCTCGACGCCCCCGTCGAGAGGTACCTGCCCGGCCTGATACGCGGCGAAGGCATCGACGGCCATGACATCAAGGTTCGTCAGCTGCTTCAGCACACCAGCGGACTGCCCAACTACACCGACTACATCCTGGAGTCGGTCTTCGGCAAGGACCGTCACCGGTACTACCAGCCCCGCGAACTGCTCGACATCGCCCTGGCGCACAAGGCGCGCTTCGCCCCCGGCACCAAGTGGGAGTACAGCAACACCAACTACCACGTGGCCGGGATGATCATCGAGAAGGTCACCGGCCGTCCGCTCGCCGAACAGATCACCCAGCGGGTCATCGACCGCATCGGCCTGCGCCACACCTACTTCCCCGCAGTGGGCGACGAGAACATCCGCGAAGCCCACCCCAAGGGATATCACTCGGCCGAGCCCGGCGCACCGCTGAAGGACATCACGAAGACGGACCCGTCCTGGATGTGGTCCGCCGGACAGCTGATCTCCACCCCCGGTGACCTCAACCGCTTCTTCTCCGCCCTGCTCGGCGGCAAGCTGCTGGCGCCCGCGCAGCTCGCCCAGATGCGTACCACCGTCAAGATCCCCGGCGGTCCCGGAGCCGGCCAGGGCTACGGACTGGGGCTGATCCGCACGCCCCTGAGCTGCGGTGGGGTGGCGTGGGGGCACGGCGGTGACACCCCCGGCTACCACTCGTACCCCGGCGTCACCGAGGACGGCCGCGCCGCCACGATCGTCGTCACCGCCAACATGGCGCCCACCGCGAAGGGCTTCACCGGTGTCGAGGCTCTCCTCGACACCGCCCTGTGCGGGAAGTAG